TGTTTAGTGGTATCTTCTGTTTCAGTTCTTTTAATAGTTGCTGAATACCTTCTTCAAGTGTTCTGTTCTTCAGGCCAATTGGTCGTAAATGTAATAACAGTGCACGCATTTCAAGCTGCGTTTCTCGAAGCATCTTGTCCAGGAGTTCAAGCTGCGACTTCACTTTTTCTTCATGCGCACCTGATTTAAGTGCCGATAACATCATAGATGCTGCGAACAGTTGCTGACTTACTGAATCGTGCAGCTCACGAGCAAGTCGTTGTCGTTCTTCTTCCACGATTTGTTTCACTGTCTCTTCGTTTAATTTATGTACGTCGTTTGTAACGAGCTGATTCTGTCGTTTAATATTCGCCATTGATATACTTACTTCGTTAATGGCATGCAGTACGTCAATGACTTCAATGTTCTGATCGATTGCGGTATTGATCTGTACGCCTTCTTCAATCTGTTCGATTTCATTTTTAATGAGCATGAGCTGCTCATTCTGACGGTATGCAACGATTGACCCCATAATTATACAGGCCAGTATCACTGTTACATTTAAAAATAAAAAGGCAGGCACGCCGACAATTTGCGTATACAGCATCCCTTGAAAGTATATGATGTTGACGAATATGCGGTCTAATATAAAGAACACAATCGCTAAACTGTAAACGAGTATGAGCATCGTTCCGATCATCTTCG
Above is a window of Macrococcoides canis DNA encoding:
- a CDS encoding sensor histidine kinase produces the protein MNNYTKMIGTMLILVYSLAIVFFILDRIFVNIIYFQGMLYTQIVGVPAFLFLNVTVILACIIMGSIVAYRQNEQLMLIKNEIEQIEEGVQINTAIDQNIEVIDVLHAINEVSISMANIKRQNQLVTNDVHKLNEETVKQIVEEERQRLARELHDSVSQQLFAASMMLSALKSGAHEEKVKSQLELLDKMLRETQLEMRALLLHLRPIGLKNRTLEEGIQQLLKELKQKIPLNITSDIEDIQLEKGVEDHLFRIAQESISNTLRHAEATQIVIELFKAGNKVILRLSDDGKGFDVERVDDSRYGLNTMKERALEIGGTFQIISAPQSGTRIEVKVPLEEA